In Acidimicrobiales bacterium, the DNA window GGTGTACCGGGGCGCCACCACTCCCACGACTCCGACGGGACGTATCGAAGGGCTCCAGGGCTGGGTGGTCGTGGTGAGCTCCGCGCAGGACCTGCTGGAGGCCGCCGTGGCCCCGACCGGCGGCGAGCTCGCCGCGCAGCTCGAGGACCTCGGCGACCCCGATGCGCCGGGACCCAGCACCCCCGAGGCCGGTCCCGTCCTCGTCGCCTCGACCACGCTGGCCGACGGTGGGCCGGTCCAGGCGCTCGACGGCGCCGACCCGGACACGACGGCCGAGGCCTCGGTGGAGCGCCTCGGTCAGAGCTGGGCTCTGACCGTGGTCGACGTCGACGGCTTCGGCGGCGCCACCACGCGCGAGCCCTTGTGGATCCTCGCCGGCGGAGCCACCCTCTCGGTCCTCCTCGCCGCCCTGGTCTGGAGCCTCGCCTCGACGAGAGCGTCGGCGCTGGCCATGGCGGCGGCCGCGACCGAGGAGGTCCGCCGCACGGAGGCCCGCTTCCGCGCCCTCGTGCACAACCTGCCGGACCTCATCGTCGTCACCGACGACGAACGGACGATCTCGTTCGTCAGCCCCTCGGTGACCGCGCTGCTGGGGTGGACGTCGGAGGAGGCGCTGGGGGCGGTCCTCGCCACGGTCGTGCACCCCGACGACCGTGCCCGCTTCGAGCAGGCGCTCACCCAGGCGGCCGGTGGGGCCAGCATCGAGATACGCGTCCTCGCCAACGACGGCCAGTACCGGTGGTTCGAGGGCGCGGTCACGAACCTCTACGACGACCCGGCGGTCGAGGGCCTGGTCATCACCGCCCATGACATCACCGCGCAGAAGGCGGTCGAGGACCGGCTCGCACACGAGGCGACGCACGATCCGCTCACCCACCTCCCCAACCGCGTGATCGTGAACGACCGTCTCGGCCACGCGCTGGAACGCGGTCGCCGCGACGGATCGCGGGCGGCGGCCATCTTCCTCGACATCGACGAGTTCAAGCAGGTCAACGACCGCTGGGGCCATGCCGCCGGCGATGAGCTCCTCCGGGAGGTGGCGGTGCGCGTCCAGCGGGCGGCCCGGTCCGCCGACACCGTGGGCCGCTACGGCGGCGACGAGTTCGTGGTGATCTGCGAGAACCTGCCGTCGGCCGCCGACGCCCTGGTGGTGGCCGAGCGCATCCGCGACGAGGTGGCCCGGCCGGCGAGCGTCGACGGCGCGGAGGTGCTGGTGGGGACGTCCATCGGGGTCGCCCTCAGCATGGATGCGGACGAGACCACCCGCGACCTCATCGGCCGGGCCGACGCCGCCATGTACGAGGCGAAGTCGAAGGGCCGTGGCCGCATCGTCATCGACACCGAAGCCACCGCGGGCCTGGGCGACTGAGCCCCTCGTCGACGCCGGCAGGAGGCGAGAGGTCAGCGACGGGGAAGCCAGCGGGGCAGCGGGTCGGTGAAGCCGGCGGCCCCCGGCCTCTGGTTCAGGGCGAGGGGGATCAGGGCGTCCGGCTCAGGGCGTCCGGTTCAGGGGGTGGTGCCGAGGCGGGCGATGCGCACCGCCCCGAGGGCGACGCCGACGAGGACGAGGCCGATGACCAGGCCGAGGGGAAGGGCGGCCCAGAGGCGGGAGGTAAACGGTGGCGCCGGGGCCATGCTGCCGGCGGGAGCGGCGAGGCCACCCTCGGCCAGCGCGGTCTCCCCGAACGGGGCGATGGCGGTCTCACCGTCCCCGGCAGGTGCGGCGCCTCCCGCCGAAGCGCTCGCGTCCTGGCCCCCGCCGGCGCTCGACGGGTCGGTGGCCCCGTCCGTCTGCTCGTCGGTCACGGCGGCCTCGGCGTCATCGTCCCCGCCCGTGGCGTCCGGGTCGTCGGCGCCCGTGGACCCGGGCGAGTCGACGCCGCCGCCGGCCACGGTGGTGGGCGGCACGGTGGTCGGCGCCTCGGTCGTGGTGGGAGCCGGTGGCTCCGTGGTGGAGGTGGTGGTGGGCCGGTTGGGAGCGATCACCCCCGGCGGGCGACAGCTGTGCTCCTTCTTGGGGCCGTCGTCGTCGCCATCGTCATCGTCGTGCCCGCCGCCGTGTCCGTTGTTGCCGCCGGCGCAGCCGCTGAAACCGGGAGACACGATCGAGGTGGGCACCGGAGGTGGCTCGGTGGTGGTCGGCGCCTCGGTGGTGGTCGTGGTGGCGGGCGCCTCGGTGGTGGTGGTCGGTGCTTCGGTGGTGGTGGTCGGGGCCGCGGTGGGCGGCTCGGGCACCATCGTCGTCGCCGTGGGGTCGACGACGGTGGTGGCCACGCCCGCACCCACGGCGATCGGGTCGCCGGAGACACCGTCGTCGGCGAGGGCGACCGCCGTGCTGGCGGTGAGGCCGAGGACCACCGTCGCGGTGACCGCGGCGGCGATCCGCAGGGCCTGCCCCCGGGGTGCTGGCCCGGTGAGCCGGGTGGGCGGCGACACCTTCACACCGCGGACCTTACCCCGGATCGCGCAAATGTGACACAGGGAGTTTCTGCGACCACGGAGGGTGAGAAGCTCCTCCCATCGAGGGCACGGAACGTGGTGGCTCGACCGCTCAGGGGCGTCGATCCCGCCAGCGGTACCACTGGCCCACGAGGGGCAGGTACGCGCCCCGCAGCCCCCGGACGGGGATGGACGGGCCGCGGAGCTCGGCGAAGGCAGGGGCGGGGTCGCCGG includes these proteins:
- a CDS encoding diguanylate cyclase — its product is MRSRRSPLAIALVVLIGGLVTSVVASAVWRAVLRDDASTSFTGAATEVEDDLAARLDALAVAARSTRTELADGDDPVTQRSFERAAATATADLDPGDAASVVYVQPASGTVALDELRAEVQARGVPGFDVNNPTGGDEHLVATFEAPSQSVPVFDGLDLATVPATRAALDGARVEGRAVLSDTLEMLPRATARAYPSLRQSGVAVAVPVYRGATTPTTPTGRIEGLQGWVVVVSSAQDLLEAAVAPTGGELAAQLEDLGDPDAPGPSTPEAGPVLVASTTLADGGPVQALDGADPDTTAEASVERLGQSWALTVVDVDGFGGATTREPLWILAGGATLSVLLAALVWSLASTRASALAMAAAATEEVRRTEARFRALVHNLPDLIVVTDDERTISFVSPSVTALLGWTSEEALGAVLATVVHPDDRARFEQALTQAAGGASIEIRVLANDGQYRWFEGAVTNLYDDPAVEGLVITAHDITAQKAVEDRLAHEATHDPLTHLPNRVIVNDRLGHALERGRRDGSRAAAIFLDIDEFKQVNDRWGHAAGDELLREVAVRVQRAARSADTVGRYGGDEFVVICENLPSAADALVVAERIRDEVARPASVDGAEVLVGTSIGVALSMDADETTRDLIGRADAAMYEAKSKGRGRIVIDTEATAGLGD